A portion of the Cryptomeria japonica chromosome 5, Sugi_1.0, whole genome shotgun sequence genome contains these proteins:
- the LOC131042051 gene encoding L-type lectin-domain containing receptor kinase IV.1-like yields the protein MANILSLLFVFSCIGFAGVLFQAQAQSTYFIFPPATNFSLEGIASYLQLLPLMNGNLMELSNGDKTQATFSWMTYNQPISLWDNSSFLANFSSHFKFLVSTSDHQSSHYRGGLAFFLTPSDLEPPLNCEGQWLGLFNQSTEGNSSNQIVAVEFDKLKNDPFDPDDNHMGINVNSIVSKEDLLIKGLPFFSVSNRQMCPCGINIESRFVAKAYRTHVAGFALLAGLYYFRNKSREEEDIEMDKWFSEGPRKFSHAELSAATHKFSQEQKLGGGGLGDVYRGILPGAKEAVAVKRISQRFKQGKKEYISEVTIISKLRHRNLVQLFGWSHRHQKGELLLVYEFLPNGSLDKYLFGGICLDWDRRYVILRDMTAALFYLNEYCKERVVHRDVKASNIMMDPEHRAKLGDFGLARLSAGNFGNSASTVIAATVGYIAQNGMCPALEGCVWKLHAGGGWRLVEWVWDLHFQEKLLTAADERLNGNFDGKEMERVLQLGLLCSHPDPKARPSMRKVLNILRLEAKVPDVPLTYPVTMYGGTLGYFEASMFPMLGKISTPANYEKFLKLLNDLPCRKVVLHGSRIIVDF from the exons ATGGCAAACATCTTATCTCTGCTATTCGTGTTCTCTTGTATTGGATTTGCTGGTGTCCTTTTTCAAGCGCAAGCACAAAGCACCTACTTCATATTTCCTCCTGCAACTAATTTCAGCCTGGAAGGGATCGCCAGCTATCTACAATTACTTCCGTTAATGAATGGGAATTTAATGGAACTCTCAAATGGAGACAAAACCCAGGCAACATTCTCCTGGATGACTTACAACCAACCAATTTCTCTCTGGGACAACTCTTCTTTTCTGGCAAACTTTTCTTCTCATTTTAAATTTCTTGTTTCCACAAGCGATCATCAGTCATCCCATTACCGCGGTGGGCTTGCCTTCTTCCTCACCCCTTCCGACTTGGAACCACCACTAAACTGTGAAGGCCAATGGCTCGGTCTTTTTAACCAATCCACCGAGGGAAATTCATCGAATCAAATTGTTGCCGTGGAATTCGACAAATTAAAAAATGATCCGTTTGACCCAGATGATAACCACATGGGAATCAATGTGAATAGCATTGTTTCAAAGGAAGATTTGCTCATAAAAGGACTCCCATTCTTTTCAGTTTCAAATCG GCAAATGTGTCCCTGTGGGATAAATATTGAATCCAGATTTGTTGCGAAAGCATACCGAACACATG TCGCCGGATTTGCCCTCTTAGCGGGATTGTATTATTTCAGAAATAAAAGCCGTGAGGAGGAGGACATTGAGATGGACAAATGGTTTAGCGAAGGACCGCGCAAGTTCTCTCATGCTGAGCTCAGCGCTGCAACTCATAAATTTAGCCAAGAACAAAAGCTCGGAGGGGGAGGATTGGGCGATGTTTACAGAGGCATCTTGCCTGGCGCAAAAGAAGCTGTAGCCGTTAAAAGAATATCCCAACGCTTCAAACAAGGCAAAAAGGAATACATCTCGGAGGTTACGATTATCAGTAAACTGAGACACCGTAACCTTGTGCAGCTCTTCGGGTGGTCCCACCGCCATCAAAAGGGCGAATTGCTTCTCGTTTACGAATTCCTGCCAAATGGAAGTCTGGACAAGTATCTTTTCGGAGGCATTTGTTTGGATTGGGATCGAAGGTATGTTATTCTTCGTGACATGACCGCTGCTCTTTTTTATCTTAACGAGTATTGCAAAGAGCGTGTGGTGCACAGGGACGTGAAGGCCAGTAACATAATGATGGATCCTGAGCACAGAGCAAAACTTGGAGATTTTGGGCTGGCAAGACTAAGTGCAGGTAATTTTGGAAATAGTGCATCAACTGTAATAGCTGCAACAGTTGGATATATCGCACAGAATGGGATGTGTCCAGCTTTGGAGGGCTGTGTTTGGAAATTACATGCGGGAGGCGGGTGGAGACTTGTGGAATGGGTTTGGGATTTGCATTTCCAGGAAAAGCTCTTGACAGCCGCAGATGAGAGGTTGAACGGGAATTTTGATGGAAAGGAAATGGAGAGGGTGCTCCAGTTGGGGTTGCTGTGTTCTCATCCGGATCCCAAAGCGAGACCCAGTATGAGAAAAGTGCTGAATATATTAAGATTGGAAGCTAAGGTACCCGATGTTCCGCTTACTTATCCAGTAACCATGTATGGTGGCACTCTAGGTTATTTTGAAGCGTCTATGTTTCCGATGCTTGGTAAAATATCAACTCCAGCAAACTACGAAAAGTTTTTAAAATTACTTAATGATTTACCATGTCGTAAAGTTGTTTTGCATGGTTCAAGAATTATTGTAGATTTTTAG